Genomic DNA from Lactuca sativa cultivar Salinas chromosome 8, Lsat_Salinas_v11, whole genome shotgun sequence:
CGTATCTAACAAATGTTTCAACAAAAAGTACATTTTATTCTTTCTTAtaccaaaattaaataaatatcttCTTTTATTTAACCCAATGGACTTGTAACAACTTTTTTGGTCTACACAGCCTGTGAGTTAAATTCCCATAAAACTGAACgattcattttattgtttatttattttaattgatGAAGACTTGAACGATGTAATTCTATACCCCTTTGTATATTTAACATCAACTTAGATTATTTCTTGAGTGTGATATTTCATTGGCTATTTGAGTAAAATGCATGATATGGGCTTCTCGAATCAAAAAAATATGGTCAACATTTGTCTACAAAGTCTTCAAATCCCCTACTTTTTTGTCCTCATTAGtttcttttaatagttttttttttattaaactatAAACAATAGAACTTTTACCAACATATCTTAAACCATCCCATGATAATAACTCTGCATAATTCAACTAACACGGTATATCAGTCAGAAAATGTTGCAATAAATATCTTTTATGTTAACTTAGTTTTGATATTTGTCTTAAACTAATAAGTAGAAACATATATATACCATGTTAAATCAGAAAAAAATAAAGTGTACAAAAGAAGTAATCAACGTATGTTTTCACAACAATCCAACCCCTTAATAGTTTTTTCCCAGATTAAGATGGACCAACGATTCAGACACAATTGGCTCATTAGAAATTCAGTGATCATGCGGAGTCGGCCTATAATTAgaataaattttcattttcatattATAATAAATACAACTTAGAATTCTAATATTCTTTCTATACATTACTTGATTATATCTCAAAATTTTCGTGATTTACATAACTTAAGATTTGAACATTATATTTTTTAAGAAAACAAGAGTAGAATTTAATAAAAATCATGTAGCattttataaagaataatatatattatatttttttaataagaaaaaatacatattatattttttaagcATAAAGGGACAAAAAGTACCTGTAGATTGTAAAAATAGACGAAAATATGTTATTAAGTTCCAAGCTGCAAAAATGCGAAGGCAAAAGGCATCCAAAACATCAACAAGGCAAAAAGGATGTTTTATACTAAAAATTGTTATTGTTACTCTgaccttcaaaaaaaaaaaaaaaatactccaTGAATGAAAAAGTTTTAGCTAGCACTCTATCTCCATGCGACACGTGgattaacaaaataaaataaacccaTAATAATTCCCCTACTATATGGTAGTGTATTAAACTGTTATTGTTTACAACTTAAAATATATGTTACATACAGAACACAAAACAGAACCTTCcactaaaaagtcaaacttgcaTAATAAAGAAGTCAACCTCTAAGCTATGCATTCACCCAAATGAtgtgtattttaaaaaaaaaaaaaaaacatcatagcatgatggatgataataataataatatatcttAAACCCAATTGGGTGTCATGTCATGTTCATGGGCTCTAAAATGTCCAATTTACCCTTATCAGCCAAACAAACCACCTGTACCAAATTTAGCTTGTTGAAGCTCCTTCCGACGCTGCTCCTCTAAGGGATCTGGACTCTTCATTACCCTCCGCGCACGCctacaaaaaaaaaagtgagaGGGCATTTTTGTCTTTTTAATAAAATTGTGAAAATCTAGAGTTAAGATAAGATACCTGTCCTGTGCATGCTGAGCTGGAAAAGTTGGCATAAAATCCTTAGACTTTGGAAGAGGAACTTCCCGAAACCATTCATGGTTTAAAGCTGCTTCAGCTGTTATCCTCTGCATAAATcccaaattttatttattaaaaaaaaaaaaactttttaattaataaaatggagtatataataataataataataataccttgTCAGGGTCATAAGTAAGAAGTTTATTCAACAAATCAAAGCCAGCATCAGAAAGGACAGGGGATCCAGTGAAAGATGTTGCTGGGAATTTTCTCCTTAATAAATTATACctgagaaaagaaaaaagaaaaagagaaaatgGTAAATAAAACCAAGGGTAGTTTTGGTAAAACTAAATTGGTCAGGTCACCAATGGAAGCTAGAAAGGCAGACCAGAAAATCACCCAAAGCTGGACGCCTGGGAAAACAGTggcaaaaataagaaaatttgaaAGATTTAATTTAACATTAAATATTTAATTCAAGAAACTCGACACTTACTGATGCTTCACAAAGTTCACCTTCACCCCTGGAAGCTTAGAGAAACCGGGCCATATTGTCTCATTTGGTGTCCCAAGTATTTTGAATATCTGCAATCATTTACTCATTTAGTCACACTAACTAAAGaccaattaaatattattatcaaTAATAAAATATGGTCAAACTTACCTTGTCAAGCTGGTCAAACTCTGTTTTCCCATTGAATAACGGTTGTTTGGATAAGAGTTCAGCCATGATGCAACCCAAAGACCACATGTCAATAGCTGTAGAATATTCTTTTATTCCCAAAAGAAGTTCTGGTGCcctattattaattaaatttaaaaaaaaaaaaaaaaaaaaaaaaaaaaaaaaaaaaaaaaaacaccaaatAAGATTATGAAACCAAAACTGATTCTTGTTTTTGAATTCATGGATTAACAACTTAATAAGTGATGAATTTTGGGTAGTTTTTTTAAAATACAATGCTATATttaggtagttttgtaaaaaaTGAAAGTGCAATGCTATATTTATGAAGATTttcattaaaataaataaataaggggggggggggggggggggggggggggggggggggggggaggaatacaaTGGTATGCCTTGGTGAGATTAAAAACACTAAATCAGCAATGTTATATTTgggttttttttcaaaaaaaaatgagaaTGAAATGTTATATTTGcgtaatttaagaaaaaaaaaaggttgaaagCACAATGCCATAGTTGGGTAGTTTTTCAAAAATAACGAAAGTGCCATGCAAGAATTAGGAAGatcttcaaaaataaaaaataaaatgcaaTATTATATTTGGGTAGCATTTCAAAAAAATGAACATACAACGCTATATTTGTTGGTTAAAAAATACAATGCTATTTttggaaagattttcaaaaggaaatgAAAATGCAATGCTATATTTAGGTAATTTTTCCAAATGATGAATATAGTTAATTAATTTTGAAAgtaagggtaaaagggtcatttagtCTCGTTCAGATGGTTTATTCAGTCTAATAAAGAAACAGACCTTATGCATCCATACATGACTTGATGGGGGGAGAAAAGAAACATTCCAAGTGTAGTTTTAATGCAAAAATATGATTAAAGATTGTAACAAATGCACATGATGTAGCAAAAAAGACAAATTTGCATTTAAAATGAAGTGAAATATTACCATATACTGCTTCTTACCTGTACCAAAGAGTCACCACCAAATGAGTGTAGGGTTTTAAAGGACTCCCATATTGTCGAGCCAATCCAAAGTCACAAATCTTCAACTCACCTCGATTATTCAAAAGTAAATTTGAAGTCTTTAAATCACGATGAAGAACCCAATTATCATGAAGGTATTGTGTTCCTTCCAATAACTGAAGCATAAGGCATTTAACTTCACTCTGGCTAAAAGGCTGTTTCATTGTCTCCATCAATGCCTTCAGATCATGCTCCATGTATTCCATAACCATGAAAATGCTGTCAAGATTGCTCCCAACAACCACCTCCTTCACATCCACAATTGAAGGATGATGGAATGAAAGAAGAATGTTTATTTCCCTTAGAGAAGTCAAAGGAAACCCTTCTCTTTCTTTCTCCATTTTGACTTTCTTTAATGCGACTACTTCTCCTGTTTTTTTATCTTTGGCTCTGTACACAACCCCGTAAGTTCCTTCATCTATTTTGTTTAATCTCTCAAACTCATCGACACTTCTACATCCTTGCAGCATATTCACACTTCTTTGAGGAGCTGGTGGTGTATTATCTTCACTCTCTGAATCAGATTCTGATTCTGATTGGCTTAGACTAACACCATCTTTCTTGATATCATCATCTATCTCCATGTAGTCCTTCCTTTCCAAATCATTGTCAGGATAATCGTAATCACCATCCACACTTAAAGATCCAACATTGTAACCTTCTCTATCTTCATTTGACTCCAATGAAGCTTCTCTATGATGCTCCCCAGCCTCTGGACTTGATGACTGCTTTTGTGATCTAACTTCAACAGATGCATCAGAAAGTTGACCTTCATCAGCTGGAGAATTGGCATCATTTGCCCATCGAGAGGATCTTATAGTACGTGCAGGCATGTACTCTTCATCATCTGGTTGACCTGCATTCCCAATAATGTCTTCCTGGGGAGGAGAAGAAGATAAGCCTACATGATCTTCCTGGACAGGGGAAGAAGATAGACCAACACGGGGTTCAAATCCAGAAGAATCATGCTTTTGCTTCCCAATATCAACTGGAGTATTACCTGGAGACTGATGTGGACTCTGAAGCTTGTTACTTTCTGCATTTTGTACATCTGGAGGAACAAAGTTAGGTGATCTATGGTGTGATTTAGGAACTGGAGGTGGAGGAGGGAGGGTAAGGGTAGTATTAGCTTCCTTATCATCTCTGTCCCAAACAATTG
This window encodes:
- the LOC111918323 gene encoding cyclin-dependent kinase G-2 isoform X1, yielding MNKYMAAGRHGGYRDNEFRERESDIDVSKRELSYSKGDYDRVRNGSNQGYERGKNLVRHSRGGGRAKERESVNGGGGGYRSYSGGSGDGGGSRHGDYGLRVGDREPGELSSESGSDEGVDLEINGKNSDDSKMENNSQSSLYSKKRKFSPIVWDRDDKEANTTLTLPPPPPVPKSHHRSPNFVPPDVQNAESNKLQSPHQSPGNTPVDIGKQKHDSSGFEPRVGLSSSPVQEDHVGLSSSPPQEDIIGNAGQPDDEEYMPARTIRSSRWANDANSPADEGQLSDASVEVRSQKQSSSPEAGEHHREASLESNEDREGYNVGSLSVDGDYDYPDNDLERKDYMEIDDDIKKDGVSLSQSESESDSESEDNTPPAPQRSVNMLQGCRSVDEFERLNKIDEGTYGVVYRAKDKKTGEVVALKKVKMEKEREGFPLTSLREINILLSFHHPSIVDVKEVVVGSNLDSIFMVMEYMEHDLKALMETMKQPFSQSEVKCLMLQLLEGTQYLHDNWVLHRDLKTSNLLLNNRGELKICDFGLARQYGSPLKPYTHLVVTLWYRAPELLLGIKEYSTAIDMWSLGCIMAELLSKQPLFNGKTEFDQLDKIFKILGTPNETIWPGFSKLPGVKVNFVKHQYNLLRRKFPATSFTGSPVLSDAGFDLLNKLLTYDPDKRITAEAALNHEWFREVPLPKSKDFMPTFPAQHAQDRRARRVMKSPDPLEEQRRKELQQAKFGTGGLFG
- the LOC111918323 gene encoding cyclin-dependent kinase G-2 isoform X2, with amino-acid sequence MAVVVVIGVIQEEVAMVEVQGMVIMASELGIVNLGSYLVRVVLTKVLIWKSMVRTVMILKWRIIPNLLCIARRESSHQLFGTEMIRKLILPLPSLLHLQFLNHTIDHLTLFLQMYKMQKVTSFRVHISLQEDHVGLSSSPPQEDIIGNAGQPDDEEYMPARTIRSSRWANDANSPADEGQLSDASVEVRSQKQSSSPEAGEHHREASLESNEDREGYNVGSLSVDGDYDYPDNDLERKDYMEIDDDIKKDGVSLSQSESESDSESEDNTPPAPQRSVNMLQGCRSVDEFERLNKIDEGTYGVVYRAKDKKTGEVVALKKVKMEKEREGFPLTSLREINILLSFHHPSIVDVKEVVVGSNLDSIFMVMEYMEHDLKALMETMKQPFSQSEVKCLMLQLLEGTQYLHDNWVLHRDLKTSNLLLNNRGELKICDFGLARQYGSPLKPYTHLVVTLWYRAPELLLGIKEYSTAIDMWSLGCIMAELLSKQPLFNGKTEFDQLDKIFKILGTPNETIWPGFSKLPGVKVNFVKHQYNLLRRKFPATSFTGSPVLSDAGFDLLNKLLTYDPDKRITAEAALNHEWFREVPLPKSKDFMPTFPAQHAQDRRARRVMKSPDPLEEQRRKELQQAKFGTGGLFG